DNA sequence from the Acipenser ruthenus chromosome 8, fAciRut3.2 maternal haplotype, whole genome shotgun sequence genome:
tgtaatgctggctccagggatcagcttattttgcctccctggcgcatcagcacacacaacggctgcgatgctggctccggggatcaaccaaagtgcggcctccccagcgcatcagcatgacaaccgtctggattgagctaagtagggtacatctctggggttttcaagtgggcaccttccatcctcagtgtttcgtcgactagcccacgacacctcaagagggctcgacggtgattctggcgtcccagcatcacccccctccgtcccccactcaactcagcccagcttacttacctgtccccagccagaatctttccgtctcaaccacagccagttgctgctcctctctgctgcttcagataagttcttcactgtgcgacgcaactcttggccactgaatccgacgtctctgagaaaccgggttgtagagtgtgccacaaatcctcgacaacccacttccactgggtaaacgcgaactctccatcctcgctgttccgcttcagtggctagttgagcataccgcagtctcttcctctcatacgcctcatctacagcatcctcccatggcactgttaactctaccaggtgaacaaggcgtgctgatccagaccacaagacaatatctggtcgaaggttagttcGAAGAACCCTGTAGTTTCTCTGTCTTACAGCAGGTGGCAGTCAATTCCACCAGTGCAGagatggaattattattattattttatccaaggcgactagggtgtgtgaactatgcatcagctgcagaatcacttacaacaacgtatCACCTGAAAGAcggggcacaaggaggttaagtgacttgcttaaggtcacacagtgagtgagatgggatttgaaccggggacctcctggttacaagcccttttctttaaccactggaccacataatAAACTACTTTTAATTAGTTTTGATTTATGCTTAAGGCGATATGAGCCAGTAAAGGGAGTATATTGCAATGTAACGTTCTTACACACAAACTCCCTTCTTGACAGGTTCTAACATATCCATTTTTTATGGACGGTTGCTTCATTAAGGGGTTTGCCTTTCTCGCCTCCCCGaaccagttttgttttattgtctttGTTTCCTGCATCGCCACTCTCCTGAGAAGTGTCTGGCACCCTGAGGGATTTAGCTAGTTTTTTCTCAAGCAATCTGCTTTTGCTTGACAGCAGCCACACCTTCCTGGAAACCTTCTGGTTCTGCCTTTCTTTACAGACACTGTCCATTTTCTTCTCCAATATATGTTTCGTTTGAACCCATATGTATAAAATGATTATCGTTCATGTTTTGAGTTCATTGTCTATATCAATGTTGATGGGTGATACAGTTGTACCTATAACTAGAGGATCACCTAACCAGTTGTAAAGGATCGTGGTCTTTGCAattatcttggtatcccatcCAGACATCTCTCAAAAGACGTACTGTACAAAGGATTGTAATGATCAAATATTCTCATAGCGGCGCCCAAAAATATATCCACTTTCCAGGAAGCAAATGCACTCAGCGTTTTCTTAACCTCTGGTCTCTGGTGGGGATGTGCAAACAGAATATTTTTCTCTTACTGTTCCCTCTAATATGTTTAGATGCCAGGTATTAATCTGTTGAAGTAATTGATAggaaaataatgaataatgtatATCAATGAATTGCTTACTGTATCTAACTATGAAGGTgtggtttaaaaaatatgtatatgtatattcctTGAAGTTTGTGAATAAGACCCTGTTTCAGTCAGGACTCCTGCCTGGATGTGGTGCTCTGTCTGCCTTTCAGGGCACTGGTGCTGTATTTACATTATGATTGACATCTCTGAGTTCGACTGACAACCCCCTTGCAAAGCTGAAATTCAGGTTGGGGTCGGGGAGGAGAAGTTAAACTCAGCAGCACGGCAGAGACTGCAAAGAGAGGTTTAATTgtgcacgcgcacgcacgcacgcacacaaacacacacccaaaGTATCTGAGGGTGACCATCTCTTACCATGCATTACCCTTATGCATGGtatatttgtcatgttttttatttatttatttatttatttaatatgctttaccatggctctctgtgctttattatgcaTACCTATGCATtatcatgttttcactgtgctctgttacactttgctatggagAATCAATGCTTAACAGAATAATATGGATACTGGTGAggtgtcgttttttttttgtttttttttttaccagtgtattgtatgtgtatgtgtaattATGCgtattgtaaaattaaaaacacaatcaGCCCTCCATAATTCGCCACCCATACAGAATAAGAAGTCAGCTCAttcttgtgtattttgtatttcaagtcTACCCCACTAGGTGGTGTCAGACACCAGAATACTTTCAGGCGCCTGCGTTTCTGTTTCTACTTGCTGTGGCTTTGCGGTTAGAAAGCTTGATTGAAACAAAGATTCTACTAgattgctgctgcattgtacagtTAACAGAAACGATTTCGGTGGAAAGTCTATTTCTTGTGGTCCCCCGCTGCTGAAGAAATCCCCTGTAAAGGTGACATAGTGGAGTCGTTTGTGCATGTCGGTGTCATGGCAATTTATGCGACCTATCACATTTTCGTAGTACGCATGCCCAAACTTGTTTCCCCCTTGCACTGCGCATGCCTAGATTTATTTCCCCCTGCAAACTGCGGACGCTCATCAATCACGAATGTCCAAGGCTTGAGATATGAAATACGTGTTTTGaaaacttacattttatttcacatgTAACTAATGTTTTATACTGAATACAGACAGGTGCTGTTAACGAACATTAAAGTGTACTACAGAGGGAGTTacattttgtaaaagaaaaaagaaaaaatgcacctTTACGGTATAAGTTCACATTGTAGCGTAGCATCCTCAGGTACGCATTTGTAAAATAGTTTTGCAAAGGTagcatacatattattattattattattattattgaccgATAAATTGTCcgaatatacacacacattttccttgggatcattttaaaatgtattagatACAATGGATGTgaaatggtatttatttatttatttatttatttattcaatttatttataCAGCATCTTATGTCACAGACCCCAATgtgctttacagaaaacatttaaaaaaaatttaaaaaataaccataatacacacagcataacaaaacataaaaatctATAATAACAtgactataataataaaaatacttttaaataagtgaatacatttccaattattaaaataataataataatcaaacagtAATAATGGATATCAATAATAGAAAGACTATAATTAAAAGGCTTGTGTATATAAACAGGTCTTCAGGTGTGATAGTTTGACATCATAGAAGCACCCATCAAATTTTGTAACCTTCAATAGAGAATTGCCAATGTATGAAACCTTGACAGCTGGTCTGCACCCATCAAATTTTTCTACCTTCAATAAAGAACATGATCAAAGTCTGATATATTTGAGCCATCAATCAATTACTAACTCtagaacaattacaaaatacagtattacattttcacACCAAGCAGGTTTGGGTATATTGGAACTATATTgatttatatgtattattattattatttgtagtagtacTATTATGAATACATATATTTGTCTAGTGTGAGTTCCAATACTATTCGTTATGTTGTTgatattagtttgaaaataagtaatgttaattatattatattattttagtttagttatgCTACTTGTTAGAATCTTTTAAACTACTATTTATAACcactaagatgaattgtttgattgttttaacttgaccaaaaaaaaaaccgttTATAACAGTACAGATTAAATTTTGGTATGGGGTAGCAGATTTTGACCAGGTAGGAGATTTTGACAAGGTAGCAAAATTTGACTGTTATACATGTCATATTTTGCTAACTGGAGAACCGCTTATACacttgtcatgaaacttgatagTAACATTATCTATTgcagttttaaattaatttcttagcagacgcctagATCTAGATAATTGCTTGTGAAATTGTAATTAAACATTCCATTGCtaattcggcccatcttgctcgtttggtcattagtagctttttgatcccagaatctcatcaagcagcttcttgaaggatcccagggtgtcagcttcaacaacattactggggagttagttccagagtCTCACAATTCTATGGCTAAAAAAaggcctcctgttttctgttctgaatgcccctttatctaatctccatttgtgacccctggtccttgtttcttctttCAATGTATGAGTGTGGCActgaaaatagtatttttttttttaagttccagAAATATATTAAGCTGAATACCAATAAGATATAGATGCACGGCTGTTTTTATTattctcatttatttattgtattacatttatgtTTATCGATAACATTATTGACAGTATGAAGTGGTAATGTGACCGCTTCAGAggacattttattaaaaagccTGATATTACCGATAATCAACTACGAAATCCAgtttccccaccccctccccacccAGTATTTCCCGTGCATCCGCCTGAAGAGTACATTTTGTATCGATTTGCGCATTTCTGCGTCATGTGGTTTTCGTtggaaaacgaaacttaaaagttAGGTGGTTCCCTCTAGTGTCCATCAATACACAGTGAAATCGTATTGATCCGTGTGTTTTTTCAGAAATTCTTTACAATAGTTTTTGCGCACACTCAATAACATATTTCAGTTAAATATAAGAAAGCTAAGTAACTGGGGATTACAGAGTACCACTGTAAGCATTTAAATAGCTTTTTTGATCGTACGACCACGAGAGATATagtcaacaaaaacaaacacaatgatgGCCAAATAATGCTACAGAAACCGAAATTAATAAAAGTAATTATCTTCTTtttcatgctgtttttttttttttttttactgattacaTTTTACAATGATGTCAGTGGCTTACATCCCAGCCACGGCAGTGAATACAAATTTAGAGCAATCGGTAACCTGAAACTATGAAGTATTTCAACACGAGTCCACGACCAACATCCAAGTTTGACTGATAGACAGATAGACCTATTTAACCTCAGTAACTGCTGAAGATGCCTTTTAAAATTTCAGCCCATTGGAAAAGCAGTTCAGACAGCACCTCCGATAAATGTCTAAACTCTTGAGCAAAAGAATGTATATTGATTGCACACGTTTCATCAAAATTAGACAAGCGGCTCTGCGCAGATGCGTCTGTCTTTATGCGCAAACTGGTTGAAACTAAAGGGAGGACAGTAAGCGTGTGCGACCATTTTCTTTCTCTGTATGCAGTGTGCGACTGCTATGCCACCATTGAAACAGACTAATTGATGGTTGACGCACAACCGGTACGCTTCCTGGTGGTGTGTTGTTTATCAGAAAAGAGCCGGCCATTTTACTATTCTTTCttggttttttttcattttttttaaacgcgTAGGGTGTTGTAAATTAGTACTACTAGTTTGAGGAACATAGGAAAGCACAATTCTGTTATGAAGGTAAGTTAAGGCATCTACATTGTGTTACGTTTGTCGGTGAACACAACAGCCTTAAATTATAGCCTTGTCAAATATACTTCTCTTTTTTTTGACTGCGAAAAGGGTGTTCTCTTCAGGTATACGAGTGATTCATCACAGAattttgtggggaaaaaaaaaagaaacgttttcTTGCGCGTCCGTCCAGTCGTAGCTGTCAAATaaggttttctttattttagtAAGGCCTagaaatggtaagtttgttttcTTCCGTTGTCATTGTCTATGtggttaataaaatacaaattgtgtAGGCCTAAACCAAATTGAGCTAACAGAAATTACAACCTAATtgtttttcaaacaaaaacaaattaacagtCCAACTTCAAAAGCTGTTTTATTGGTcaaattcttatatatatatatatatatatatatatatatatatatatatatatatataattacacacacattttgtcattgggatcattttaaaatgtatcagaTACAATGGATATGATAATGTTGCTCAGTAGCTTGTTAGAGAATTGCCTAGGTATGAAAAATTAACAGCAGATCTGCACTTATCAAAGGAAGGTAATACAACAAATAATGAATAGGCTGTGGTTTAACAATGCTGTAGTAATTATACCACGGGTCATTTTAATAAGGAGTGGGAAAGGACTGTTGACCTTAATGTTCCATGTGACACGTCATGGGTTTTCCCCTGTAGTGTCAGTTAGTTAGTGAAGAACTAGTCCTTGTAATTAACAAACCCTGCACGATTTGAAACAAGAAAGACATGCAGAGTATCCAGTGAGTACAAATGTGTGTTTACATACTCTCAACAACATTCATGAAAAGTAgacattttatatgtattttatagtCCTGTTTATTAAGTTCAGTTTGATGTACAgcaattaaaaacacaatgtattggttaaatgttaataaatatttGATTTCTGGAATAGATAAGTAAAGGAAaagacttttttatttattttaattctaaatTGTATCTTTTTaatgaaattgtatttaaatgtaacaaATTGATTTGCTCCAAAACTGTTTCCTCTTTGAAACTTATTTAACTGGTTAACATTTTACAGAACCATTTAACAATGTGattatgtgtttatgtatttttatggGAACTGCAAAGGGGGATATACCATGAAACTTGGAATTAACATGTATTGAATTATTGAGAATCAGATTTTGAAGATATAAGGGAGTGTCTGTCTGTACGTGTGATTTGTACTTCAAATTGTGATTAATTTAATTGCTAATACTTATTCTATTGCAAGgaatactcattattattataattattattattattattattattatttatttcttagcagacgcccttatccagggcgacttacaattgttacaagatatcacattatttttacatacagttacccatttatacagttgggtttttactggagcaatctaggtaaagtaccttgctcaagggtacagcagcagtgtcccctaccagggattgaacccacaaccctctggtcaagagtccagagccctaaccactactccacactgctactcatGCATGCATAtgtcacactttttttaaaataaataactgaagaTAACTTTAGCACGTTATTGAGTGCATCTGGGATATTGTGTATGCATATCAATATATTTCACATTCTCACATCTAGACATTTACCTTCAACTTGTAGTGATTCGTTGGGTACCCTTCCGCAGAAAATAGTACTCCCataaatgttcataaaggatcacaaaCATAATTGGATGGAAAAAACAacataactttattaaacaaaaaacttGTTTTACTTTCCGGAGGTGATTAtggtttatctggacagtgccagatatttgaatggagcaatattactgaactgtccgtgtctcagTTTGTTGTTGAAAGATATTGTCGAACTggcaggctgtgattggctggctCGGCAGGTATGGGTATAggatttgttgcttttttttgtttttcaatacagcaagtcaaaatgaaaaggcCAGTAATTgtgtggattgattttaaatttgattcacaaaATTGGTGCTGAGACGTTACAGCGGGTATCTACAGTCTATGAatgcctgctagagctggaagctgattggttgatgatactgaatcgttttctagtATGGCTGTTTCTAGTAGTGGTTTCGTCACAAACACTTCCTTGGATATTGTTGCTACGCGGTTTTAAACAACATGGCGCGCTCATTGTTTTCTGCATAGGCTTTTTAAAAAACGAATTTTGAAGTGGAGAACACTCTTTCAAATCCGGGGATTAACAATCATTCGTGTATGATGATGTCTTGAAAATCAAAAAAGTTTCTAACCTACGATGTCGAGGCAAGTTTCTCGCTAAATTCACGCTcagattttattataatttatttgtaaagTATATAAAcgatttacaatttatttttaaatagttaataatattaatgacaaaTACGGGGACTAGTTGACGCCGATTTATTATTCTGCTGTACATTTTAACAGTTGTGCTTCGTTGTTCTCTGTAGTATACAGTGACCTCTTCCAATTTAATTTTACAGAAGTTTTAAAACGCACTAATGCCTTTTGCCATTGACTCGCCTGCTTGTTTAGAACCACATAGCCGAGCATGTGACGTCACACTAAAGATTAGAAAAggattcagtaccgtcagccaatCAACTTCCAGTGCTAGCAggctcagcaccaactgtgattGAAATTTATAATCAATCCGCGCAATgctgcctttttctttttgactttatGTATTTAAGCATAGTTCACGTCTGTTGGACAATACATACTAAACAGGCATAGGTGGAGATTAAGGGGGGCAAGAAAATGATAAAGGGGCCCATTCATGACAGAGAATTCTGATTGAATCAATTTAAATCAGTTCAAAATTCAAAGATTTTATCGTTCCGCCCCTTCTCCTTGAACACATTACATCGTTTCACTGTCAGATTCTTTTAGAAAAGATTtggtggctcttaaaagagcctttggtgGTTTTGCCGCTGCTTCCCCTCATGATGTTGTCTATGGCTGCACTCCTCCTCCGGGTTCATCTCCTGCCCCGTCTGCTGCTGGTCCCGCTCCCTGCACAGCTGTGTGATCTCCTACATGATGCAGAATATTTAGAAATGCAGCTCCGACAATTCCTGCCATGCCTTTCTCTCCACATGCATTCGTCCAGGTACAATGGTATCGTCGTTTCTGCCGTGCCCTGCatagtttttttaattgttttttagcACGGGCTCAGTCACGATTCGGACATTGGCAGATATATCCCACTAATTTTGTGTAGCTGTTCTTTATCATACTCGTATGACATTTTTCACACCGGAAAAGTTTACTTAGAATATTAaacttttgaaataaataaatgattataaGCGGGTCTGTAGCAATATCACTGATGGTAATGATGTTGTATACCGAGGTATCTGATGTATCTACTGTCGCCATAtctgttgtcattttttttggtttttattttggaAGCAGTAACCGACACAGGCCTTATTCTCCACCTGTGCCTGCTAGACACAATTAatttttattatccaccaaaaccagccaatcaataccttgcatcgacgaaagcaaccaatcctgtacctgtaCCTTCAACTGCCGAGAGCCAgtcacagactgtcagctcgactggagcacagacaccagcatctttcaacaacaaagcGTGACACAGACTGTTCAGTAATAGGCTGCATTCTAGATTCGGGAGAGAAAGGCTTTGactgagagattgtattggtagttcagactccaacCTCCGActtaaaaccctaacaagttaacaaaaataaaataaaatctctctcactctctcttgctcatatatatatatatatatatatatatatatatatatatatatatatatatatatatatatatatatatatataatcacacacacacacacacacacagaatgtcatccttgtttttttttatttaaaaaaaagcgtaggactattttcttagaacgtttTTAATCAGTGGGAAGGTACCCGACGAATAAGTAGcctacaagttcaaggtaaatctagattttaagtttttttatatatatatatatatatatatatatatataagaaaacaatagtaaaaatcattttctaatagcgatagtgccctccaTTTTCTTTCTTAATGTGTTCAAAAGTCTTTACAGCGCAGACAAGTCAAATAGGACGTCACTGTGAAACTGATAATCGTCTCCAGTAATTAACTGGAACTCCTGTTGCCTAGAAAAGTATGATTTACATTACTTGATGGTAATCTCCCACATAATGCTCAATAGtttttgtattaatgtattttgttttctaataGTTTAATCAGGGTGTTTTCTGTATTTAGGAAATGGACATTTCATTATTTTCCGATGATTCAAAACTGTTCAAGTGGGGGATTCAGGGTAATTTTATGTTGGTGTTTCACTTTTTATATCCAATAGAAGAAAGTGATACCTTTGGAAATGTGTAGAATAGAAATGATGTTTTGTCTTCAAAACTGGTTTTGAATAAATTGTTCAATGGCATTTGTCACAGCATTCTGTTCCATATGCTGGGAATGTATGGAAAATTTTACAAATTTGTTCTTCTTTTCCTCAGGGTCGCATAAGAAGGCTGGAATAGAAGAAACGACTGGAGTTTTCAgcatttttatttgatgttttcacAGTTAACCACTTACCATTTTACAGTTTAAGAAAACCTTTCATCATGGAGAcctaaacatcataaaaaggggtGCCGGGGTTCAGGGAGAGAGTTCTGAATTAATATGGCATCTTAACAAAGGTGCTGGGCAAGGGGAAaccagtgtttttgtttgctaCACCATCAAACCATTAGTCTAATGTTAAGTCATCCGCGTGAATGTAGTTCTTTCTTAAAAATGGATAACACTCACATTACACAAATAAATATGAAGGAGATCGCTAAAAGCAGGAGCTATTTATTTAAACCTTGCAACTTAAAATCAAGCATCAATTTTTGGTCATCAAACGAACCAGGTTGACCACAGAAGGGACTGCTATTGGTGATTTTTTTGGTTTATATTCATGTTTAGTTTGCAGGCTTTAGTTCAGTACAACAGAACATGACTTGTTTCATTGGTTGCTGTAGGTAGCATGGCTGGCCTGGCAAGCCCAAAGTCTCGCCAGTGCTCGCCAACATGCAGTGTTTTAGgagctttattattttttaaaataaagagaaTAAGTATATTTATTAACATCCATGCCTTTGTCAATCGCGCATCTATGCGTTAAAACAGAcagctgttgttttgttttacttttttttttttacttctaatgGTGAAAAACATACAGTTTGGATTGTTTCTGCTCCTGGAACCATAGTCATATGAAGATCATAACTTGCGACGTCTCATTTGTTTGCAACTACTAATGCTCTTTTTTGACATACTTTTGTTTAACCATCCAATATATACTAAACTCAAAAGCGTGTACTGGGGTTTCTAATCACCCCACTACATTCATGCTATTATTATAGTCTTTGTCTCTAGGTTTCCCTGTAATTCAGAACTCTCTCCCTGAAATGGGCACCCCTTTTTTACCTTCTCAAAATGGAGATACTAAAAAGCAACACCTTTTTTATGAACTTAATGCGCAACAATGCCCCAGTGGACCTGCGCTATGACTATTCCTCTGAACTCTTTCGTATGTCTACCTTCGCCAAATTCCCTGCCAGCGGTGCAGTGTTGGAGAGGAGTCTTGCGAGAGCTGGCTTTTATTACACTGGGGTGGGCGACCGTGTTCAGTGCTTCCGCTGCAAAGTGACGGTGGAGAACTGGCAGGCAGGAGAATGTCCTGCCGAAAGGCATAAGCGCCAGTCTCCCGACTGCCCTTTTGTTCAGGGGCTCGCCTCCAGCTCCAGCCTCCTGTCTTCCTCGCACTCCGCTTTCTCCCCTCCTCTTCAGAGCATCCTGCTGTCACAGATCTCGAACTCCACTTCCCCGCCACTAGTTGAGCAGCAGGTGGGCTATTTCAGTAACCGCTTCAGCAGCATTCCTCCCAGCCCCTTGTCCTCCCGGAGCACGGAGGATGTGTCTCAACAACGTCCAGCTACCTCTCAGCACCCCAGGATGCGCCGTGAGCAAGATCGTCTGGACACCTTCCAGAACTGGCCCCTGGCTAATATCACTCCCTCGGAGCTGGCCAAGGCAGGATTCTTCTACTTGGGACAGGGTGATAGGGTGGCGTGCTTCTCTTGCGGTGGAAATCTAAGCAACTGGGAGCCAGGAGACAGGGCCGTGTCGGAGCACCAGAGGCACTACCCCTCCTGCCGCTTTGCGAGGGGTGACGGAACGGATAATATTCCCCTTCCGGCGTCCATCACGTCCCTCAACGTGTCCAATCCTGCCATGCAGCTGTGCGAGGAAAGACTGCTCACATTTGTCAGCTGGCCGACAAGGATTCCTGTGCGACCCGATCAGCTGGCCAAAGCTGGTTTTTATTACGTGGGTAAGAATCTTTTTAATCTGTATTTGAAGTGCACGATGCACCATTTTCAAGAGGGTGCTTCCCACATGACGGAATACAAGGTAAAGCACACGAAAACGGCATGTGAAACAGAACATTTtgctacaaacaaaaacaaataagtagCAAGAGGAAACAAAGTGATATGGGTGGGATTGGTAAGGTTTTCCAGCTGTTTGCAGTTGTGTATGCATGATACACACATTATTGTTAATCAGTGACTTAAAGGTTAATACAGCTGAATAAGGCCAACTGTTGTCTTGACTGTAAGTAAGTAATTGTCATGGTCTTTGGTATTGTAATATAAACAACACCTGAAATTTTGCTTTGAAGGTCGAAATGATGATGTAAAGTGCTTCTGCTGCGACGGTGGATTGAGGTGCTGGGAGTCGGGTGACGACCCATGGGTGGAGCATGCTAAATGGTTTCCAAGGTTGGTATCGGCTACAGTGTTACTTTGTACAGACAACCAACAGGATGCTGGGTTAACTTTTTTAGATGTTAAGATTTGATTACGGAATATCCTACTTGAGTGGATTACCAAAAATAGTCGTATCTGTAATAGTGTGCATGACGGTACTACTTATACCACATGgaaacccccctcccccaccgTGACACATAAATAACTTCAGAAATGAGATCAGACTCAATTTATTTCTGAAGCCTTTCAAAAGAGCAGGAAAACACTGGTTAAAGTAAGACTCATTCCAGGGGGCCAGCTGCTTTATGTGATAATAGAAGATACATCTCAATAAGGGACATTTAATCAGCCAGGGTACCAAACATAACCATTTACTTCCCAGTCTTGAAATTCAGAACCCCTCCAATAAAACATAGCATATGGTCAGGAACCAGGAGTCTGAGGAATCAGCCCCTGTTTGTTAACCCTGTTAGAAAGTGAGCGTTGTTCACAAAAGTACAATGTCTTCAAATTGTGTGTGCCTCCTCAATGTTCTTTATTTTGCCACTTGCCTTGTTAAATCACACAAGCAGCTTGAAAGATTGACCATCTGCTTCTTTTTGTATTTGCAGATGTGAGTATCTTCTGCAGGAAAAGGGTCAAGATTTCGTCCATCAGATTCAGGCCAGGTTCCCACGTCTCTTTGAGCAGGTATATGACCACTGGGTGCTGTGATGAAGGTTAAAAAGGACTCGCTTTTGGGGCAATAGATaacattttttctctttttgtttttgt
Encoded proteins:
- the LOC117405623 gene encoding inhibitor of apoptosis protein codes for the protein MEILKSNTFFMNLMRNNAPVDLRYDYSSELFRMSTFAKFPASGAVLERSLARAGFYYTGVGDRVQCFRCKVTVENWQAGECPAERHKRQSPDCPFVQGLASSSSLLSSSHSAFSPPLQSILLSQISNSTSPPLVEQQVGYFSNRFSSIPPSPLSSRSTEDVSQQRPATSQHPRMRREQDRLDTFQNWPLANITPSELAKAGFFYLGQGDRVACFSCGGNLSNWEPGDRAVSEHQRHYPSCRFARGDGTDNIPLPASITSLNVSNPAMQLCEERLLTFVSWPTRIPVRPDQLAKAGFYYVGRNDDVKCFCCDGGLRCWESGDDPWVEHAKWFPRCEYLLQEKGQDFVHQIQARFPRLFEQLLANGDHSSREFSDPTVVHLGVGEERSEDAVMMNTPVVKAALDIGFDRNLVKQTVQSKILSTGENYKTVQELVTDLLNAEDEKREEEKERIAEEMASDGFTFLKRHRLVLIQRLKSVKSLMDHLREQSEITQKEYDMIISNSSVKQQTAQLLDVVLSKGNAPAEVFKNWIQKNDIYLLRDLMAQPNEESPSQDLSDMTMEEQLRRLQEERTCKVCMDKEVNIVFIPCGHLVVCKECAPSLRKCPICRGMVKGTVRTFLS